The Fructilactobacillus ixorae genome has a window encoding:
- the topA gene encoding type I DNA topoisomerase, which translates to MATKTTTKKQPTKRKRSTPKKKLVIVESPAKAKTIGKYLGRTYNVIASKGHIRDLPKSRMGIEIENEFTPEYISIRGKGETIKSLKSEAKKAKEVFLASDPDREGEAIAWHVAHILNLDVNDYNRVTFNEITKETVKDAFKHPRTIDMNLINAQQARRIIDRLVGYSISPILWKKVKKGLSAGRVQSVALWIIIQRERAIQKFQPEEYWTIDSVFKKGRSKFKASFYGLDGKKTNLKDNAAVQSVVKRLDPKADFTIADVKKREKKRQPPRPFTTSTLQQDANKKLRFRTGRTMMAAQQLYEGINIGKEGSQGLITYMRTDSTRISSGAKHEAAAFLHEHYGAKYAANHPQKGKLPEGAQDAHEAVRPTSVLRTPQSIEKYLTKDQYKLYNLIWCRFVASQMTPAVVDTQTVTIDQNGVSYRANGSKLKFEGYLKVYAAGKEKDNILPSLETGDAVQMVSNQPDQHFTQPPARYTEAALIKTLEENGVGRPSTYAPTLMTIQKRYYVKLEARRFVPTELGEIVNKLIEEYFPDIVNVDFTADIEGQLDEIEEAKRKWVAVVNDFYQPFSKEVTHAEKEMEAVQIKEPLAGFNCDICGAPMVEKMGKYGKFFACSRFPDCRNTQTIVKEIGVTCPKCHKGQVIERKTKKKRTFYGCSRYPECDFVSWDKPIGRDCPKCHHFLVNKKVRAGWQVLCPQGDYEETIIK; encoded by the coding sequence ATGGCCACCAAAACAACAACGAAAAAGCAACCAACTAAGCGCAAACGTAGTACACCAAAAAAGAAGTTAGTGATTGTCGAATCACCAGCCAAGGCGAAAACGATTGGGAAGTATCTCGGGCGGACCTATAACGTAATTGCCAGCAAGGGTCATATTCGTGATTTACCGAAAAGTCGAATGGGAATTGAGATTGAAAATGAATTTACCCCGGAATACATTTCGATTCGAGGCAAGGGCGAGACAATCAAAAGCCTCAAGTCCGAAGCGAAAAAAGCAAAGGAAGTTTTTCTGGCTTCTGACCCGGACCGGGAAGGAGAAGCGATTGCCTGGCACGTTGCTCACATTCTAAATTTAGATGTGAATGACTATAACCGGGTGACCTTTAACGAAATTACTAAAGAAACGGTCAAGGATGCTTTTAAGCACCCGCGGACCATTGATATGAACCTCATTAACGCCCAACAAGCCCGGCGAATCATCGACCGGTTGGTGGGTTATTCAATCTCACCAATTTTGTGGAAAAAAGTGAAGAAGGGTTTGAGTGCCGGTCGAGTTCAATCAGTGGCACTCTGGATTATCATTCAGCGCGAACGCGCCATCCAAAAATTCCAACCAGAAGAATACTGGACGATTGATTCGGTCTTTAAGAAGGGGCGTTCTAAGTTTAAGGCTAGTTTTTACGGATTAGACGGCAAGAAAACGAACTTAAAGGATAACGCAGCTGTCCAGTCCGTTGTAAAGCGACTGGATCCAAAGGCTGATTTTACCATTGCGGACGTTAAAAAGCGGGAAAAGAAACGGCAACCTCCACGGCCGTTTACGACGAGTACGCTGCAACAAGATGCAAATAAAAAACTCCGGTTTCGAACGGGGCGTACGATGATGGCTGCCCAGCAACTTTATGAAGGGATTAACATTGGTAAGGAAGGAAGCCAGGGGTTAATTACCTACATGCGAACCGATTCAACGCGAATTTCTTCTGGAGCTAAGCACGAAGCCGCAGCCTTTTTGCATGAACATTATGGCGCGAAATATGCTGCAAATCACCCGCAAAAGGGAAAATTACCTGAAGGAGCACAGGATGCCCATGAGGCGGTTCGACCGACTTCGGTCTTACGGACGCCGCAGAGCATTGAAAAGTATTTAACTAAAGATCAGTATAAGTTATATAATCTGATTTGGTGTCGCTTTGTAGCGAGTCAGATGACGCCGGCCGTTGTGGATACCCAAACGGTCACGATTGACCAAAATGGGGTTAGTTATCGGGCAAACGGCTCGAAGCTGAAGTTTGAAGGGTACTTAAAGGTTTACGCCGCGGGGAAGGAAAAGGATAACATCCTCCCAAGCTTAGAAACTGGTGATGCGGTTCAGATGGTTAGCAACCAACCGGATCAACACTTCACGCAACCACCCGCACGGTACACTGAAGCAGCGCTCATTAAAACGTTGGAAGAAAACGGAGTGGGCCGTCCATCTACGTACGCTCCAACGTTGATGACGATTCAAAAGCGGTACTACGTGAAGCTTGAAGCCCGTCGATTCGTGCCAACGGAACTGGGTGAGATTGTCAATAAACTGATTGAAGAGTACTTCCCAGACATCGTGAACGTTGACTTTACAGCGGACATTGAAGGGCAACTGGATGAGATTGAAGAAGCCAAACGGAAATGGGTAGCGGTCGTAAATGATTTCTACCAACCATTTTCTAAAGAGGTGACCCATGCCGAAAAAGAAATGGAAGCCGTTCAGATTAAAGAACCCTTAGCGGGCTTTAACTGTGATATTTGTGGCGCTCCGATGGTCGAAAAGATGGGTAAATACGGGAAGTTCTTTGCTTGCTCCCGGTTCCCGGACTGTCGCAATACGCAAACAATCGTTAAAGAGATTGGGGTTACCTGTCCGAAGTGTCACAAGGGCCAAGTGATTGAACGAAAAACCAAGAAAAAACGGACGTTTTATGGTTGTTCCCGCTATCCAGAGTGTGACTTTGTCTCCTGGGACAAGCCAATTGGTCGTGATTGTCCGAAATGTCACCACTTCTTGGTTAACAAGAAGGTGCGCGCGGGCTGGCAGGTGCTCTGTCCGCAGGGTGATTACGAAGAAACTATCATTAAGTAA